A window of the Cuculus canorus isolate bCucCan1 chromosome 3, bCucCan1.pri, whole genome shotgun sequence genome harbors these coding sequences:
- the ATF3 gene encoding cyclic AMP-dependent transcription factor ATF-3 isoform X2: MSSTLDTVTVSERPVETSITKTEFSPEEDERKKRRRERNKIAAAKCRNKKKEKTECLQKESEKLETINAELKAQIEELKNEKQHLIYMLNLHRPTCIVRAQNGRTPEDERNLFIQQIKEGTLQG; encoded by the exons ATGTCTTCTACATTGGACACGGTGACGGTTTCTGAAAGGCCAGTTGAAACATCAATCACGAAAACAGAG TTTTCTCCTGAagaggatgaaaggaaaaagcgaagaagggaaaggaacaaaattGCTGCTGCAAAGTGCcgaaacaaaaagaaggaaaaaacagaatgtTTGCAGAAA GAATCAGAAAAGCTGGAAACTATCAATGCAGAATTAAAAGCCCAGATTGAAGAGCTAAAGAATGAGAAGCAGCATTTGATATACATGCTAAATCTTCACAGGCCCACTTGTATAGTTCGGGCACAAAATGGAAGGACACCTGAAGATGAAAGGAATCTTTTTATTCAACAGATCAAAGAAGGCACATTGCAAGGTTAA
- the ATF3 gene encoding cyclic AMP-dependent transcription factor ATF-3 isoform X1 encodes MMVQHSGQVSALEVSASAIVPTLSPAGSLGFDDFTNLTPLVKEELRFTIQNKRQAHRMSSTLDTVTVSERPVETSITKTEFSPEEDERKKRRRERNKIAAAKCRNKKKEKTECLQKESEKLETINAELKAQIEELKNEKQHLIYMLNLHRPTCIVRAQNGRTPEDERNLFIQQIKEGTLQG; translated from the exons ATGATGGTCCAACACTCAGGCCAGGTATCTGCACTAGAAGTCAGCGCCTCCGCAATTGTTCCCACTTTGTCCCCTGCAGGGTCACTGGGGTTTGATGATTTCACTAATTTAACCCCACTGGTGAAAGAGGAACTGAGGTTCACCATTCAGAATAAGCGTCAGGCTCACAGGATGTCTTCTACATTGGACACGGTGACGGTTTCTGAAAGGCCAGTTGAAACATCAATCACGAAAACAGAG TTTTCTCCTGAagaggatgaaaggaaaaagcgaagaagggaaaggaacaaaattGCTGCTGCAAAGTGCcgaaacaaaaagaaggaaaaaacagaatgtTTGCAGAAA GAATCAGAAAAGCTGGAAACTATCAATGCAGAATTAAAAGCCCAGATTGAAGAGCTAAAGAATGAGAAGCAGCATTTGATATACATGCTAAATCTTCACAGGCCCACTTGTATAGTTCGGGCACAAAATGGAAGGACACCTGAAGATGAAAGGAATCTTTTTATTCAACAGATCAAAGAAGGCACATTGCAAGGTTAA